In the Halorubrum ruber genome, GTTTATCAGTGGCCGCGGTCGAGACACACGTGACCGGCCGCCGGCGTGCGACACAACCGGTCGTCTCGCGTTCGCGTGAGGCGGCCGCCTTTCAACGTCCGCGCCGTAGCGGCGGTCGCTCTACACTGCTGAGCCGCCGGCTCGTCGGTTTCTTCAAGCAGTCGGAATCAGTCCAGCGACAGCGATACGATATTTAAAACGGAGTAAGTGGCGGAGACAGTTGCTTATAAATGGGCGGTGGCGCGTGCCTCCGAACGCCCGCAGGGCGTGAGGAGCACGCGCGAGGGAGTCAGTCGCCGGAGCGAAGCGGAGGCGACTGACGAGGCTGGGGAGGCGTGAGGCGCGATGCCGTGCGGTGCGGGGCGGGACTCAAAGGGGCAGCCGTGAGGCCGCAGTAGGCGACGTAAGCACCGCAGCGAGCGGAGCGAGCGAGGAGCGCAACGAGCGTACTGCGGCCTCACGGCTGGGGCTTTGGAGGTGGTCGCCGCCGATCCGTAGTGAGCTATTTATAAGTAAGCGGCTGGGGCTTTGGAGGTGGTCGCCGCCGATCTCCGGTCAATCATTTATAAACTGATGTCAGGGGCGTCGGAGGGTTTCACCGGAATTCCGTGGTCAGATACCCCGCACACCGCTAACTCCAATCAGTGAACCGTCCGGTCGTCGCTCGCGTCGATCTCCTCGATCGGGTCGGCGTTGCCGAATTCGGGTTCGGGCCCGTCGCCCGGCTCCGCCCAGTCGACCGCGTTCCGGAGGACCTGCCGCACGTCCTCGTCGTAGTAGATCGGGTACGTCTCGTGGCCCGGGCGGAAGTAGAACACCTTCCCGTTCCCGCGGCGGTAACAGCAGCCGGAGCGGAACGTCTCGCCGCCCTCGAACCAGGAGGTGAAGACGAGGGTGTCGGGCGCGGGGATGTCGAACCGCTCGCCGTACATCTCGGTCTCGTCCAGCTCGATCCGCTCGCCGATCCCGTCCGCGATCGGGTGGCTCGGCTCGATCGTCCACAGGCGCTCGCGCTCGGCGGCCTCGCGCCACTTCAGCGAGCAGCTGGTTCCCATCAATCGCTTAAAAATCTTCGAGTAGTGCGCGGAGTGGAGGACGATGAGGCCGGTGCCGTCGAGGACGCGCTCGTGGACCCGGTCGACGACTTCGTCGCGGACCTCGTCGTGGGCGGCGTGGCCCCACCAGACGAGCACGTCGGTGTCGTCGAGGACTTCCTCAGTGAGCCCGTGCTCCGGCCCCTCGTCGAGCGTCGCGGTGCGGACCTCGTGGCCGCCCTCCTCCAGCGCGTCGGCGACGACGGCGTGGATCCCGTCGGGGTAGACGTCGGCGACGACGTCGCTCTCGCGCTCGTGTCGGTACTCGTTCCAGACCGTGACACGTGCCATACGTCGCGTGGACGCCGGACCGACTTGAGCGATCGGTCACGGCTCCGCCCGCGACGCGCGGACCCGAAGGCACTTGCCTCGCGCGGGAGACGGCCGCCCATGGCAGGTCCCCGACAGCTGTACCGCCGGCTCGACGACTGGGCGCGCGGGCTCTCTCGGCTCAGATACGCCCTCCTCACCGGCGTGATAGTGACGGCGTCGGTCCTCGCGGTCGGCGTCCTCCTCGACACGACCACGACGGTTCAGGCGGTCACGATGGGCGTTACGATGACCGTACTCTACTACGCGTTCGACGTGAACGCGAGCGACGACTGAGCGGCGGCAGTCGATTCAGGCGGTCGCTTCGACGTCCGCGAGCTGATCGGCCAGGTACTCCGCGATGGAGACGGCTTCCTCCTCGACGAACCGCGCGAGCTCCTCGCCGTCCGCAGTCTCGACGACGACAGTCGGGATCAGTTCGATCCCGTACGCCTCGACTAATTCGCCCTCCTTCCCCTCCGGCCCCTTCGTCACCGGGTACGCCTCGATCCGGTCGTCCGGGACGCCGGCGGCCGCGAGCGCGGCGCCGAACTCGGGGAGCTGGCGCTGGCAGTCGCCGCACCAGTCGCCGCCCCACACTTTAAATACGTAGTCGTCGGCTCCGAGCGCCGCGAGGACCGAGTCGTCGAACGCGTCCGCGTCGACGTCGGCGGCGGGCGCGAGGGTTTCGAGCGTCATGGGGCTGCGTAGGTCGTCGAGGCACCTAAACGGCGCGTCGGTGGCAAGACGAGGTTCCGGTCGGTCGCGATAGGAACGCCCCCGAAGGCCCAGACGCTCGGCCGTACGGTGCTGGCGCTTATAAATAGCCGATCGAGACAAACACCACCGAAGCCCCAGCCGCGAGGCGAACACACGCTCGGGGCGGTCCTCGCTCGTTCGCTCCGCTCACTCGCTGCGGTCCTGCCTTCGCCTGCGTTCGCCTCGCGGCTGCCCCTTCGAGTCCCGCCCCGCACCGCACAGCACCACAGCCTCACACCTCCCCAGCCTCGTCAGCCGGCCTCCGCTTCGCTCCGGCCGGCTGACTCCCTCGCACGCGCTCCTCGTGGCCGCCGAGGGCGGCCACTCGGAGGCGCGCGCCACCGCGTCTGCCTCGGATTTCACCCATTATTTATAAGCGAACTCGATCGCGAGGCGATATTTTATAAACGGATTCCGCCACAGCGGTCGACATCGATTGCCGGAGTCCGCGGGGCCTTTGAGTCGCGACCGCCTCCGTTCGGGTAATGGACGACGACATCCTGTCGACGCTCGGCTCGCCGCTGGTGCGGGTCGACGCGCCCACGGGGACGACGGTGGCGGCGAAGGTTGAGTCGCGCAACCCGGGCGGCTCGGCGAAGGACCGCCCCGCGCTGTACATGGTCGAGGCCGCGGAGGAGGCGGGCGAGATCGAGCCGGGTGACCGCATCGTCGAGCCGACCTCCGGCAACACCGGGATCGGCCTCGCGATGGTCGGCGCGACGCGCGGCTACGACGTCACGCTGGTCATCCCGGAGGGGAAGTCGATCGAGCGCCGCCGCCTGATGAAGGCGTACGGCGCGACCGTCGAGCTCGTCGACGGCGACATCTCGGACGCGAAGGAGCGAGCGGACGAACTCGAAGAAGACCCGAACACCGTCCAGCTTCGCCAGTTCGAGAACCCCGCGAACCCGCGCGCCCACTACGAGACGACGGGGCCCGAGATCCTCGATCAGGTCGGTGACCGCACCGTCGACGCCCTCGTGGCCGGCGTCGGCACCGGCGGCACGCTCTCCGGGATCGGCCGCAGCCTGCGCGAGGCGTTCCCGGACGTCCGGATCGACGCGGTCGAGCCCGCCGACAACGCCGTCCTCTCGGGCGGCGAGCCCAGCGTCGACGACTTCCAGGGGATGGGACCGGGGTTCGTCGCGCCGAACCTCGACGTCGACCTGATCGACGAGATCCACACCGTCGAGCTCGACGCCGCCGAGGCCGAGTGCCGCCGCCTCGCCCGCGAGGAGGGGATCTTAGTCGGTCAGTCGTCCGGCGCCTCGAACCTCGCCGCGAAGGACGTCGCGGCGGAACTCCGCGAGAGCGGCGAGTTCGCCGGCGAGGAACCGCTCGTTGTCACCGTCTTCTGGGACAGCGGCGAGCGCTACCTGACCGCGGGCACCTTCGACGAGTGACCGCGGAGTCGACCGGACCAAGCGGCGCGGTCGACGCGCTCGTCACGGCGCCCGAGAGCGGCGCCCCGCCCGTCCGCCGCGACGCGGTCGAGATCCGCCCCGACGGCGTCGAAGGCGACCGCTACCGCAGCGGCGACGGCCACTTCCAGCTCGACGCCTGCGCGGTCACCCTCGTCGCGGCGGAGGCGGTCGCCGCCGTCCGCGAGGAGACCGGCATCGACGTGCGCGACGGCCGTCACCGCCGGAACGTCGTTGTCGATGGGTTCGGCGCCGAGATGGACGCGCTCCTCGACGCGACCGTCGCGGTCGGCGACGCCCTCCTGCGACCGACCCGGCGTCGGCCCCCCTGCGCGCACGTCGAGGAACTCGCCGGCGAGGACGGGCTCGCGTCGGCGCTCCGCAACCGCGGCGGCCTCTGCTGTGACGTGGTTGAGCCGGGCCGCGTCGCCGTCGGCGACCCGGTGACGGTGCGCGAGGCCGACCCGCGGACCGCCGGCGCGGCGATCGCGGAGCGGTTGTCGGAGCGGGAGCAAACCGCAGAGGCGGAGCGAACCGCGGACCGAAAGTGAACACCCCGACCGATCGCCGCGAGAGGACGGTTTATACGGGTCGCACGAGAGGACCGAGACGAGACGTGAACCGCGGAGTCGACGCCACGAGCGCTCGGAGCCCCTCAGCAGTGAATCGACCGGACCAGGCGGCGCGGGGGCGGCGGTCGGCGTGAACTGGCGCTACCGCCACACGGTGTTGACGCTGTGTATGCTCGCCTTCTTCGTGACGTACTTCGCCCGGCTGGCGATCAGCCCGGTGGTCCCCCTGATCATCGACGACTTCGAGGTCTCGAACACGGCGGTCGGCGTCGCGCTCTCCGGGATGTGGTTCGCCTACGGGCTCTCGCAGTTCCCGAGCGGAATCTTAGCGGACCGGTTCGGCGAGCGCCGCGTCATCCTTGTCGCGGTCGGCGGGACCACTGCGATGAGCCTCCTGCTCGCCGTCGTGCCCGTGTTCCCCGCGTTCGTGCTGGCGGCGGTGCTTCTCGGGCTCGCGGCGGGGCTCCACTACGCGGTGGCGACCACGCTGCTCTCGCGGACGTTCGACGACCTCGGCACCGCCGTCGGGATCCACTCGCTCGGCGGTCCGCTGGCGGGTCTCGTCGCGCCGGTCGCCGCGACCTGGGTCGGCGTCCGCTACGGCTGGCGCCCGGGCGTCGCGCTGGCCGCGCTCGTCGGCGTCCCCATCTTCGTCTTGTTCGCGCGGCGAGTCCGGCCGACCGAGCCGCGGCGCCCGGACCAGTCGATGGCGGAGCGGCTCCGGCTCGCGCCGCTGCTCGAACTGATCGGGCGGCGCGAAGTCCTCGTCCCGCTCGCGGTCGCGACGCTCGGGACGTACGTCGCGCAGGGCGTCATCTCCTTCCTGCCGACGTTCCTCGTCGAGCTCCGCGGGTACTCGCCCGCGTTCGCCGGCGGCGTCTTCTCCGCGTTCTTCGTCGTCCGCGCCGGCGCGCAGGTCGGGCTCGGCCGGCTCTCCGACCGGCTGGGCCGCGACGCGAGCATCGCCGTCGCCCTTCTCGGCGGCGCGCTCGGCCTCGGAGGGTTGGTCGCGCTCCCCGACCTCGTCGAACTCCCGGCCGCGGTCGGGCTGCCGGCGCTCCCGACGCTCGCCGGCCTCGGGGTCGCCGTGTTCCTCGCCGGCCTCGGCTCCTCGTTCTTTTCGGCGATCGACCCGCGCTTCATGGACGCGCTCGGCGACGCGGAGCGCGGCGCAGGCTTCGGGCTGATCCGGACCGTCTACACGGTCATCGGCTCCGCGGGCTCGGTCGGCGTCGGCCTCGTCGCGGACCTGTTCGGCTGGGCCGCGTCCTTCGCCGTCATCGCCGGCATGTCCGGGCTCGCGTTCCTCGTCATCTCGGTGAACGCGCTCGTCGGCGAGGGGCGGTGAGTCCCTCCGGTCAGCCGACGTACCGTCGCCGCGTCGTCCGCTCGCCGCCGGGGCCGTACACGGTGACGACCTCCCCCTCGTCGTCGAGAGCCGGCGCACCGCGGCCGAGGTAGTGGTCGGTCGCGGTGTCCGTGCCCGATCCGACGTGAACGGTGAGGGTCTCGTCCGGGCCGAGCGTCGCGCCGGGGAGCTCGTCGCGCTGGCCGTCGAGATCGATGACGTAGCCGGTCAGGTCGATCGGGTCGTCCGCGGCGTTGCGCAGCGTCACCGACTCGTCAAGTGGGCCGCCCGACCCGTCGCCGACGCCGCTCCCCGGCCCGGCGTCGACGGCGTGGATCACGAGGCCGTCGGGGTTCGCCTCCGCCGCGAACTCGGTGATATCGGCGAGCGTGTACCTCTCGGTCGGGGTTGGCTGCGGGAGGCTCGGCTCCCAGTCGTCGGGCGCGGCGTTCGGGTACGCCGTCTCGTCGGCCTCGATCAGGCCGATCAGCGTCTCAGCGACGATCCGGCTGCCGACCGCGCCGAGGCGCTCGCCGTCCTGCTGGTGCTCGGCCTCCGCGAGCACGTAGTACCACAGCGGCGAGTCGGGGTCGGCGCCGCGGTCGTGCGCTCGCAGCGTCTTCATGATCGGCGAGTCCTCGCCGAACGCCTCGTTGCGGATCGGGTCGTACCCCATCCGCGCGGCGACGTCCTGGCCGGAGGGGATCCCGAGCGCCTTCGCGCGACGGAGGTTCCGGACGGCGAGCGAGGAGTCGCCGGAGATGGGCAGGTCGAACAGCGTCGGCGCGAGGAGCGGCTCCGTCTTCCGCGCCGGCTGGTAGTCGCCGTCGCCGGTGTCCAGCAGGCGTGACCAGTCGACGACGAGGTCGCTCGGGACGGGACGGCCGCCGCGGAGGTTCCGGCCGTCCCCGGCCCCGGTCGGAAACAGCGGCACCTCGCCGACCTCGTCGTTGACGTCGAACGCGTGCCGGATCATGCTGTGGCCGAAGCGGTAGGCGGCGCCACCGAACTCGACGGGAATCGCCGGCGTTCGCCCCGGCGGGACGAAGTGCTGTCGGCCGCGCTCCTCGATGTCGTCGAGGACGTATCGGTCGCAGATCCGCGGCAGGAAGTCGTGTCGCACGACCCACTGGTAGTGCCACCTGACGAGCCGCTGGGCCGCTTCGAGGACGGACTCGCCCCCTTCGACAAGGTCGGAGCCCGGGCCGCGCAGGTGGTCGACGACGCGGTTGTGGAAGTTGACGAACGCGAGCTGAAGCTGCGAGACGACGACGTTCTCGTCGTTGCGCGGGTCACCGATCAGCGCCACCCCCTGCTCGTTCCGCTGGAGGTCGGTCCCCGGGAGCCCCGAGAGGCCGCCGCCGTCCTCGGCGTCGGGCGCGGCCGCCTCGCCGGTGAGCAGCTTGCGCTCGTTCGTCTCGTGGTCGTAGAGGAACGGCGCCGCCTCGGCGTTCGTCCGGTACAGGGAGTCGAGGTCGAGCGCCGGCGTCCGGAAGTTCCGCAACGCGGCCGGGTCGTTCCGTCGGTCGATGTCCGAGGTCGGGTCGAACGTGACGTCGTGGTCGACGAACTGGCCGAAGATGCCGTAGCCGGCGGGCGTCTCGGCGTCGCCGACCGGGTCGTCCGGGGACTCCATCATCGGCGCGTCCGCCTCGCCGTCGGCGCCGCCGAGCGTCCGGAGCAGGTCCTCGTCGCGCTCGTACGGATCGAGCCCCGGGAACTGCGTGTGGAACCGGTGGCTCCTGACCGGCCCGGCGGCGGTACACGCCGCGTCGTTCATCCCCCGGTGTTCGGTCCCGCCGTGGATCGCGACGTTGTGCGCGTTCACCGTCAGGCGAAGCGCCGCCTCGTCTCCGTCCGGCCGGTCTCGCCGTCGGACCGACTCCTCGTCGCCCCCGCCGGCGGGGTTCCGAACCGTGAACGAGACGTCGTCCACGTCGACGCCGCCGTCCGCATCGAGGACGAACCCCCCGTCGTCGCCGGTCGTCCAGTAGCCGATCCGGTCCCCGTCGCCGCCCCGCCGCTCGCCGACCACGACCCGACCCGCCAGCGGCCGGTCGTCGCCGTCCACGACGCGACAGCGTATCTTGCCAGTAGTACCCATGGTATGATAAACCAATCATCAGCGAGAAAAAATTTTCTAAATGAACTTTCAACGAGTTTCGCGGATCATGTTGCTGGTTCGATCGCGGCGTGCCGGGGGTTCGATCGCGGCGTGGCGGGACTGGGTCTCGCGTGCGAACGCGTTCCGTGCGACCCGAACCTTCGAGTCGGACCGTGACGAACGGCCACCGTGTACGACTACCACGCCCACACGAACTACTCGGACGGGGCGTTCCTGCGCTGGATGGTCGACGCGGCCGCGGACGCCGGGCTCGACGGGATCGGGTTCGCCGACCACTGTAACGTGTCGCCGGAGCCGAGCGCGCGGCGCTACAAGCGCGCGCTGGGGTTCAACCTCGACATGACGTACGAGCGGCGCCGCGAGGCCATCGAGGCGGTCCGCGAGGACGCAGCGATCGACGTGTTCGACGCCGTCGAGATGGACTACGACCCCGCTCACGAAGCTGCGATCGCCGAGTTCCTCGATGATGCCGGCTTCGACTACGCGGTTGGGAGCGTCCACGACCTCGACGGCGCGAACGTCCACACGCGCTCGCACTTCGCCGACAAGTCGGAGGCGGAGCGGCGTGAACTGGTCGACCGCTACTTCGAGAAGCTGGTCGCCCTCGTCGAGTCGGAGCAGTTCGCGATCGCCGCGCACCCGGACCTGATCGAGCGCAACCCGCACCTCCGCGGCTTCGCGACCGAGGACCACTACGCCGCGGTCGCCAACGCGTTTCGAAGTTCGCGGACGGTCCCGGAGATCAACGCCGGACGCCTGCTCGACGACTACGGGGAGTTCCACCCGGCGCCCGCGTTCCTCGACCGCCTCGTCGACGCCGGCGTCGAGGTGACCGTCGGAACCGACAGCCACGAACCGGACGAGATCGCGCCCAGAACCCGGGAGATCGAAGCGGAGCTCGACCGGCGGGGGCTAGGAGCGGTTCGGCTCGATCAAGTGGCGAAGAAAGCCTGACGCGGACGATTGGTACTCATGCCCTCAGAAATTATCGATCATTCGGCTCGAACACTCGCAGTCCAAATTGGCTTCTGGATGTTCGTCGTTGCTGTGGCTGCGAGCGCTTTCGGATACGGAAACTCCGTCACGTTAGCCGGTCTTGCCTTCGGAGGTGCGATCTTGGCTAGCGCGGTCGTCTTGGAACTCACCGAAACCTATCGAGCGACAGACTAACCGCGCGAATTGATGGGTGTCTCTCCTGGCTGATCGATCACTCGTGAGGCCGTTTATAAGTGGAATCTCGGTGTTTCCGTCAGCTGTTTATAAACGGTTGAGGCTGCGGGGATGACGACCGCCAAAGCCCCAGTCGCGAGGCGGGCGCACGCTCGCTGCGCTCCTCGGTCGTTCGCTTCGCTCACTCCCTCCGGTGCTTACGTCGCCTGCGCCCGCCTCGCGACTGCCCCTTTGAGTCCCGCCCCGCACCGCGCCGCCCAGCACCTCAGGCCTCCCCAGCCTCGCGGTTCGCGCTCTGCGAGCGCTCACCGCGTCCCTCG is a window encoding:
- a CDS encoding PLP-dependent cysteine synthase family protein produces the protein MDDDILSTLGSPLVRVDAPTGTTVAAKVESRNPGGSAKDRPALYMVEAAEEAGEIEPGDRIVEPTSGNTGIGLAMVGATRGYDVTLVIPEGKSIERRRLMKAYGATVELVDGDISDAKERADELEEDPNTVQLRQFENPANPRAHYETTGPEILDQVGDRTVDALVAGVGTGGTLSGIGRSLREAFPDVRIDAVEPADNAVLSGGEPSVDDFQGMGPGFVAPNLDVDLIDEIHTVELDAAEAECRRLAREEGILVGQSSGASNLAAKDVAAELRESGEFAGEEPLVVTVFWDSGERYLTAGTFDE
- a CDS encoding TlpA family protein disulfide reductase, which produces MTLETLAPAADVDADAFDDSVLAALGADDYVFKVWGGDWCGDCQRQLPEFGAALAAAGVPDDRIEAYPVTKGPEGKEGELVEAYGIELIPTVVVETADGEELARFVEEEAVSIAEYLADQLADVEATA
- a CDS encoding PHP domain-containing protein, with the translated sequence MYDYHAHTNYSDGAFLRWMVDAAADAGLDGIGFADHCNVSPEPSARRYKRALGFNLDMTYERRREAIEAVREDAAIDVFDAVEMDYDPAHEAAIAEFLDDAGFDYAVGSVHDLDGANVHTRSHFADKSEAERRELVDRYFEKLVALVESEQFAIAAHPDLIERNPHLRGFATEDHYAAVANAFRSSRTVPEINAGRLLDDYGEFHPAPAFLDRLVDAGVEVTVGTDSHEPDEIAPRTREIEAELDRRGLGAVRLDQVAKKA
- a CDS encoding peroxidase family protein, giving the protein MDGDDRPLAGRVVVGERRGGDGDRIGYWTTGDDGGFVLDADGGVDVDDVSFTVRNPAGGGDEESVRRRDRPDGDEAALRLTVNAHNVAIHGGTEHRGMNDAACTAAGPVRSHRFHTQFPGLDPYERDEDLLRTLGGADGEADAPMMESPDDPVGDAETPAGYGIFGQFVDHDVTFDPTSDIDRRNDPAALRNFRTPALDLDSLYRTNAEAAPFLYDHETNERKLLTGEAAAPDAEDGGGLSGLPGTDLQRNEQGVALIGDPRNDENVVVSQLQLAFVNFHNRVVDHLRGPGSDLVEGGESVLEAAQRLVRWHYQWVVRHDFLPRICDRYVLDDIEERGRQHFVPPGRTPAIPVEFGGAAYRFGHSMIRHAFDVNDEVGEVPLFPTGAGDGRNLRGGRPVPSDLVVDWSRLLDTGDGDYQPARKTEPLLAPTLFDLPISGDSSLAVRNLRRAKALGIPSGQDVAARMGYDPIRNEAFGEDSPIMKTLRAHDRGADPDSPLWYYVLAEAEHQQDGERLGAVGSRIVAETLIGLIEADETAYPNAAPDDWEPSLPQPTPTERYTLADITEFAAEANPDGLVIHAVDAGPGSGVGDGSGGPLDESVTLRNAADDPIDLTGYVIDLDGQRDELPGATLGPDETLTVHVGSGTDTATDHYLGRGAPALDDEGEVVTVYGPGGERTTRRRYVG
- a CDS encoding MFS transporter; translated protein: MNWRYRHTVLTLCMLAFFVTYFARLAISPVVPLIIDDFEVSNTAVGVALSGMWFAYGLSQFPSGILADRFGERRVILVAVGGTTAMSLLLAVVPVFPAFVLAAVLLGLAAGLHYAVATTLLSRTFDDLGTAVGIHSLGGPLAGLVAPVAATWVGVRYGWRPGVALAALVGVPIFVLFARRVRPTEPRRPDQSMAERLRLAPLLELIGRREVLVPLAVATLGTYVAQGVISFLPTFLVELRGYSPAFAGGVFSAFFVVRAGAQVGLGRLSDRLGRDASIAVALLGGALGLGGLVALPDLVELPAAVGLPALPTLAGLGVAVFLAGLGSSFFSAIDPRFMDALGDAERGAGFGLIRTVYTVIGSAGSVGVGLVADLFGWAASFAVIAGMSGLAFLVISVNALVGEGR
- a CDS encoding MOSC domain-containing protein; protein product: MTAESTGPSGAVDALVTAPESGAPPVRRDAVEIRPDGVEGDRYRSGDGHFQLDACAVTLVAAEAVAAVREETGIDVRDGRHRRNVVVDGFGAEMDALLDATVAVGDALLRPTRRRPPCAHVEELAGEDGLASALRNRGGLCCDVVEPGRVAVGDPVTVREADPRTAGAAIAERLSEREQTAEAERTADRK
- a CDS encoding ThuA domain-containing protein; protein product: MARVTVWNEYRHERESDVVADVYPDGIHAVVADALEEGGHEVRTATLDEGPEHGLTEEVLDDTDVLVWWGHAAHDEVRDEVVDRVHERVLDGTGLIVLHSAHYSKIFKRLMGTSCSLKWREAAERERLWTIEPSHPIADGIGERIELDETEMYGERFDIPAPDTLVFTSWFEGGETFRSGCCYRRGNGKVFYFRPGHETYPIYYDEDVRQVLRNAVDWAEPGDGPEPEFGNADPIEEIDASDDRTVH